One part of the Raphanus sativus cultivar WK10039 chromosome 7, ASM80110v3, whole genome shotgun sequence genome encodes these proteins:
- the LOC108815897 gene encoding probable carboxylesterase 17: protein MAALSFTHNHQPSDNRRGGSHHHRHGPVVEEIEGLIKVFNDGCVERPPIVPAVSATVHPSAKVTAFDIKLSNDTWARVYIPGAAAFSPSVTLPLLVYFHGGGFCVGSAAWSCYHDFLTDLAVKARCVVVSVNYRLAPEHRLPAAYDDGVNVVSWLMKQGSNGGYSWVSKCDLSNVFLAGDSAGANIAYQVALKMTNTSNLKGVILIHPFFGGEARTFSEKQQNSKSSALTLSASDTYWRLALPRGVSRDHPWCNPLISSSAGFLREARLPTSMVFMAEFDILKDRNMEMCKVMRSHGKRVEGIIHGGVGHAFHVLDKSSVSRDRIHDMMCRLRNFIHP, encoded by the coding sequence atggcAGCTCTCTCCTTCACTCACAACCACCAACCATCCGACAACCGCCGTGGTGGATCTCACCACCACCGTCACGGCCCCGTCGTGGAAGAAATCGAAGGACTCATCAAAGTTTTCAACGACGGTTGCGTCGAGAGACCTCCCATAGTCCCCGCCGTCTCAGCCACCGTTCATCCATCCGCCAAGGTCACGGCCTTTGACATCAAACTATCCAACGACACGTGGGCACGCGTCTACATCCCCGGCGCCGCAGCCTTCTCCCCGTCCGTTACTCTCCCTCTCCTCGTTTACTTCCACGGTGGTGGCTTCTGCGTTGGCTCCGCCGCTTGGAGTTGTTACCACGACTTCTTGACCGACCTCGCCGTTAAAGCCCGTTGCGTAGTCGTCTCGGTAAACTACCGTCTGGCCCCTGAGCACCGTCTCCCGGCGGCGTACGACGACGGAGTTAACGTTGTCTCGTGGTTGATGAAGCAAGGATCTAACGGGGGATACTCTTGGGTGAGTAAGTGTGATCTCTCGAACGTTTTCTTGGCCGGAGATAGCGCCGGAGCCAACATAGCTTATCAAGTCGCTCTCAAAATGACAAACACTTCGAACCTCAAGGGCGTTATTCTAATCCACCCTTTCTTCGGCGGCGAAGCGAGAACGTTCTCGGAGAAACAACAAAACTCCAAGTCATCGGCGTTGACTCTCTCGGCTTCGGACACGTACTGGCGTCTGGCTCTGCCGCGAGGCGTCAGTAGAGACCATCCTTGGTGCAACCCTCTGATAAGCTCATCAGCGGGGTTTCTCCGGGAAGCTAGGTTGCCGACGTCGATGGTGTTTATGGCGGAGTTTGATATACTGAAAGATAGGAACATGGAGATGTGTAAAGTGATGAGAAGCCATGGAAAGAGAGTTGAAGGTATCATTCATGGAGGAGTTGGTCACGCTTTTCATGTCCTCGACAAATCTTCGGTGTCACGTGATCGAATCCACGACATGATGTGTCGTCTTCGCAACTTCATTCATCCATAA